In the genome of Thermosphaera aggregans DSM 11486, one region contains:
- a CDS encoding dolichol kinase, whose product MLEGLSTEVLIKESIYTAILFIWVLIVVIPLTKFTYNVMVKKGTTHIKAVYYNRKIIHILAGGVVSIMIPLLGYTTPLTIIPMLILLFLATYIPHKTGKLLYWFQDPDNINEVNFVIMWGAVMITSWVVFKDWVYGVVPVAFMSFGDGITGIVRNALYNKRNKSWFGNLAMAIVTVPVGQIILGLPGAFAGLVASIVEHFEIHSKIDDNITVPLVSFLIILGFRLFGI is encoded by the coding sequence ATGTTAGAGGGATTATCAACTGAAGTATTGATCAAGGAGTCAATCTATACTGCTATTTTATTCATCTGGGTGTTGATCGTCGTGATCCCTCTTACAAAATTCACCTACAACGTAATGGTTAAGAAGGGAACCACACATATTAAGGCCGTATATTATAATAGAAAGATCATTCACATCCTAGCCGGCGGTGTTGTGTCAATAATGATTCCCCTCCTAGGTTACACTACGCCTTTAACGATTATTCCAATGCTAATCCTCCTATTCCTAGCAACCTATATTCCACATAAAACCGGTAAACTCCTCTACTGGTTCCAAGACCCCGACAACATTAACGAGGTAAACTTCGTAATAATGTGGGGTGCCGTGATGATTACTTCATGGGTGGTTTTCAAGGACTGGGTTTACGGCGTCGTCCCGGTAGCGTTCATGTCCTTCGGGGATGGGATAACAGGGATCGTGAGGAATGCTTTGTATAACAAGAGGAATAAGTCATGGTTCGGCAATCTTGCAATGGCCATAGTTACAGTTCCTGTCGGGCAGATAATCCTAGGCCTCCCCGGGGCTTTCGCAGGGCTAGTGGCAAGTATTGTTGAACATTTCGAGATACACAGTAAGATTGACGATAATATAACAGTCCCGCTGGTCAGTTTCCTAATCATTCTCGGCTTCCGACTCTTCGGGATCTAA
- a CDS encoding DNA-directed DNA polymerase: MLLDFYLLDVSYEVVSQEPHIIIWGVSRDGKRVLLRDKRFRPYFYAILREKASAEAVARKIISLSERSSPLIKVEPVEKKFYGKPVNALKITTVIPEYVRKYREKVKEIPEVVEVVEADIRFSLRYILDHHLRPCGWHRAEVEARGRNPSYKVEEEYEVKGEINPLEDWSTPELRIMAFDIEVYNETGTPKPERDPVIIIGVLTSNGVFKQFLADGFNDKNAIIEFTRFVQTYDPDIIVGYNSNRFDWQYLLERASVLGLKLDVGRKKDSPPSTSTYGHVSIAGRLNVDLYDFAEEIPEVKIKSLDVVADYLGVMKRESRVLIDYVDFPKYWNDPSKRGLLLKYNEDDVRSTMGLADKFLPFAMQLSYITRLPLDQVGAASVGYRLEWFLMHEALLNNELIPNREEKEAETYKGAVVLTPLKGIHENIAVLDFTSMYPNIMIKYNVGPDTIEKPDGCSIASHYIAPEVGHCFRREPPGFFKNVLSMLLSLRKLLRSEMKKYPPTSMEYRLLDERQKAVKILANATYGYMGWLGARWYCRECAEAVTAWGRTIITAVINRAREMGLKVIYGDTDSLFVENDPVKVRSLVEYVERELGFEIKIDKVYERVFFTEAKKRYAGLLTDGRIDIVGFEAVRGDWTELAKEVQENITSILLKEKNVDKAVEYVKTVIANLMQNKIPVEKLIIWKTLTKKIEEYDVESPHVSAARKLEKKGLKIDVGDKVGFVIVKGAGKISERAEPFNLAKDPRLIDVNYYIEHQVVPAALRILEYFGITENDLRKITSTAGRKSLFDYLGKH, encoded by the coding sequence ATGCTACTGGATTTCTATCTGCTAGATGTCAGCTACGAAGTGGTTTCCCAGGAGCCCCACATCATAATATGGGGCGTTAGCAGGGATGGCAAAAGGGTTCTTTTAAGGGATAAAAGGTTTAGACCATACTTTTACGCTATCCTACGGGAGAAGGCCTCTGCCGAAGCCGTTGCGAGAAAAATCATCAGCTTATCCGAAAGGTCTTCACCCCTCATAAAAGTAGAGCCTGTTGAGAAAAAATTTTACGGTAAACCCGTGAACGCTTTAAAGATAACCACCGTGATACCTGAATATGTCAGGAAGTATAGAGAAAAGGTTAAGGAGATACCTGAGGTCGTTGAGGTCGTTGAGGCTGATATAAGGTTCAGCCTGAGATACATTCTCGACCACCATTTAAGACCATGCGGGTGGCACAGGGCAGAGGTTGAGGCTAGAGGAAGGAATCCGTCTTACAAGGTTGAGGAGGAGTACGAGGTTAAGGGCGAGATCAATCCTCTTGAGGACTGGTCAACACCTGAGCTCAGGATCATGGCCTTCGACATAGAAGTATATAATGAAACAGGAACTCCGAAGCCTGAAAGAGACCCCGTCATAATAATAGGTGTTCTAACCAGCAATGGAGTGTTCAAGCAATTCCTGGCAGACGGCTTCAACGACAAGAACGCCATCATAGAGTTCACCAGGTTCGTCCAGACATACGACCCAGACATAATCGTGGGGTACAACAGTAACAGGTTTGACTGGCAGTATCTCTTGGAAAGAGCCAGCGTGCTAGGCTTGAAACTAGATGTGGGAAGGAAGAAGGATTCTCCCCCGTCGACAAGCACTTACGGGCATGTCTCCATAGCGGGGAGGTTGAACGTTGACCTCTACGATTTCGCGGAGGAGATACCTGAGGTCAAGATCAAAAGCCTCGACGTCGTCGCAGACTACTTAGGCGTCATGAAGAGGGAGTCAAGGGTTTTAATAGACTACGTGGATTTCCCCAAGTATTGGAACGACCCCTCTAAGAGAGGATTGCTCTTAAAGTATAACGAGGATGACGTCCGCTCGACAATGGGACTGGCCGATAAGTTCCTCCCGTTCGCAATGCAGTTGTCATACATCACTAGGCTCCCGCTAGACCAGGTTGGGGCTGCGAGCGTGGGGTACAGGCTTGAGTGGTTCCTTATGCACGAGGCGTTACTGAATAATGAGTTAATACCGAACAGGGAGGAGAAGGAGGCTGAAACGTACAAGGGAGCGGTGGTCTTAACGCCTTTGAAAGGAATCCATGAGAACATAGCTGTCTTGGACTTCACAAGCATGTACCCGAACATTATGATCAAGTATAACGTAGGACCCGATACAATTGAAAAACCAGACGGGTGCAGCATAGCCAGCCACTACATAGCGCCCGAGGTTGGACACTGCTTCAGGAGGGAGCCACCCGGTTTCTTCAAAAACGTGCTCTCAATGCTTCTCAGCTTGAGAAAGCTGTTGAGGAGTGAGATGAAAAAATACCCGCCGACAAGCATGGAGTACAGGCTACTTGATGAGAGGCAGAAAGCTGTTAAAATACTGGCTAACGCGACCTACGGGTACATGGGCTGGCTCGGGGCTAGGTGGTACTGCCGCGAGTGTGCCGAAGCCGTTACCGCCTGGGGGAGGACAATTATCACCGCTGTGATCAACAGGGCTAGGGAGATGGGTTTGAAAGTAATATACGGCGACACCGACTCCTTATTCGTTGAAAACGACCCCGTTAAGGTTAGAAGCCTCGTGGAATACGTTGAGAGGGAGCTGGGCTTCGAGATAAAGATAGACAAGGTCTATGAGAGAGTCTTCTTCACCGAGGCCAAGAAGCGTTACGCAGGACTTTTAACGGATGGCAGAATCGACATAGTAGGGTTTGAAGCCGTTAGAGGAGATTGGACGGAGCTTGCTAAGGAGGTTCAGGAGAACATTACAAGTATCCTCCTAAAGGAGAAGAACGTTGACAAGGCTGTTGAATATGTGAAAACAGTGATAGCAAACCTAATGCAGAACAAGATACCTGTTGAGAAACTGATTATATGGAAAACACTGACCAAGAAGATCGAGGAGTATGATGTGGAGTCTCCTCACGTCTCCGCAGCGAGGAAGCTTGAGAAGAAAGGGTTGAAGATAGATGTAGGAGATAAAGTAGGATTCGTCATAGTTAAAGGAGCCGGGAAGATATCCGAGAGGGCTGAACCCTTCAACCTTGCCAAGGATCCGAGGCTGATAGATGTCAACTACTATATTGAACATCAAGTAGTGCCCGCCGCGCTCAGAATACTAGAGTACTTTGGCATCACGGAGAATGACTTAAGAAAGATTACTTCTACAGCGGGCAGGAAAAGCTTGTTCGACTACCTAGGGAAACACTAG
- a CDS encoding mRNA surveillance protein pelota translates to MKIIEEDLKKGWVKILVEDEDDLWILYNILSPGDIVYGRTSREVKQGEGGSSRRVSMTLGLRLEKLEFQEFSDRLRVRGIVVDGPEEFGVKGHYHTINLSPGDTLIVFKEKWSASELEALRRSSVKKRRVMLVNIDHDEACIAVLTEQGVIQLSEAYGRLPGKMYASGYDTLLRNYLEEVLKLVSDYASRERVDALVVAGPGDLKNTLADLARSRVKGLPVYVDSTSIGGCSGLNELLRRDVVKKVVSELSVIRAREVFEVFKRLVVEQPDRVAYGVDEAYCAALMSAVDKLVVVSELIKSGDEGVRSKVLETLDKAFSSKADIWIIPGRADIGVEVSGFGGIIAVLRYPLQTRTC, encoded by the coding sequence TTGAAAATAATTGAGGAGGATTTGAAGAAGGGATGGGTTAAAATACTCGTTGAGGACGAGGACGACCTGTGGATTCTATACAACATTCTCAGTCCGGGCGATATCGTTTACGGGAGGACGAGCCGGGAGGTGAAGCAGGGGGAAGGGGGCTCGAGCAGGAGGGTTTCCATGACGCTGGGCTTGAGATTAGAGAAGCTCGAGTTCCAGGAGTTCTCAGACAGGCTGAGAGTGAGAGGTATTGTTGTAGACGGGCCAGAGGAGTTCGGGGTTAAGGGTCACTATCACACGATAAACCTCTCTCCTGGAGATACTTTAATAGTGTTTAAAGAGAAGTGGTCGGCCAGTGAGCTTGAAGCCTTGAGAAGGAGCTCTGTGAAGAAGAGGAGAGTGATGCTCGTAAACATTGATCATGATGAAGCGTGTATAGCCGTGTTGACTGAGCAGGGTGTTATCCAGCTCAGCGAAGCCTATGGGAGATTGCCTGGGAAAATGTATGCTAGCGGCTACGATACCTTGCTGAGGAATTACCTGGAGGAGGTGTTGAAGCTCGTCTCAGACTATGCTTCAAGAGAGAGGGTTGACGCTTTAGTAGTGGCGGGCCCGGGCGACTTGAAGAACACGCTCGCCGATCTCGCACGCTCAAGGGTGAAGGGTTTACCGGTATACGTTGACTCAACCTCTATAGGGGGTTGTAGTGGCTTAAACGAGCTCCTTAGGAGGGATGTTGTTAAGAAAGTAGTATCAGAGCTTTCAGTAATAAGAGCCCGAGAGGTTTTCGAGGTTTTCAAGAGACTAGTCGTGGAGCAGCCGGATAGGGTTGCATACGGGGTTGACGAAGCCTACTGCGCAGCGTTGATGAGCGCTGTAGACAAGCTCGTGGTCGTGTCAGAGCTGATCAAGAGCGGGGATGAAGGGGTTAGGAGCAAGGTCTTGGAAACCCTTGATAAAGCATTCTCATCGAAAGCCGATATCTGGATCATCCCGGGGAGAGCAGATATTGGTGTTGAGGTAAGCGGCTTCGGCGGCATTATCGCGGTTTTAAGATACCCGTTGCAGACCAGGACTTGCTAG
- a CDS encoding nucleotidyltransferase domain-containing protein, with protein sequence MVREKVQKTPEFREVVYDEAHWRLLQSLRREALIIIEALAVTGLNPVVHGSVARGDVWEGSDIDVFIPYPIPSYKLEYVLELSGLQVRKKYIVMATPVNTPKAYVVLDDEERRTVSFPLANLKPREYEFYRFGGLLDREGLIRERRVPGVNKKLVLIEPVENGHLESPVIGFESVVAEKLGVSVETVLERVRVLSRRDSVGRTGVFLKHVLQPDETFEDAIQELARGNSIVRRALQR encoded by the coding sequence TTGGTTAGGGAGAAGGTTCAGAAAACCCCTGAGTTCAGGGAGGTTGTTTACGACGAGGCTCACTGGAGACTCTTGCAGAGTCTGAGAAGGGAAGCCCTTATAATAATTGAGGCGCTAGCCGTGACCGGTTTAAACCCCGTGGTGCATGGGAGCGTTGCAAGAGGGGATGTATGGGAAGGGAGCGACATAGATGTCTTCATACCCTACCCGATACCATCGTACAAGCTGGAATACGTTCTAGAGTTAAGCGGGCTCCAGGTGAGGAAGAAGTATATTGTTATGGCAACCCCCGTTAACACTCCGAAAGCATACGTTGTTTTAGATGATGAGGAGCGTAGAACCGTGAGCTTCCCCCTTGCGAATTTAAAGCCCCGCGAGTACGAGTTCTACCGGTTTGGAGGGTTGCTCGACAGGGAGGGATTGATCAGGGAGAGGCGGGTTCCAGGGGTTAACAAGAAGCTTGTATTGATTGAGCCGGTTGAGAATGGGCACTTGGAATCCCCGGTGATAGGTTTCGAGAGTGTTGTCGCCGAGAAGCTTGGGGTCAGCGTTGAAACAGTTCTCGAAAGAGTGAGGGTTCTCAGCAGGAGGGACAGCGTTGGCAGGACAGGGGTTTTCCTTAAACACGTATTGCAGCCTGACGAGACTTTCGAGGACGCTATACAGGAGCTTGCAAGGGGGAACAGCATTGTGAGGAGGGCTCTCCAGCGCTAG
- a CDS encoding site-2 protease family protein: MDAFATALVTILALWLVLNALFKLSKKHTGSNSVELKYGFILIVRRKSALSTSRVFKRLSYVFTALFAISLGLFLYFSVNTVVSRMISDAPGAVLLIPGINIKGLDVLYFVIAVSIAAITHEYFHAKTAVSNDVGVKSFGFMVAFILPLAFVEVSEERFNPSPLRVKVGILAAGVAVNLIIGLSFLAIIPLLSTPALYVLGVEQGGLAESLGISSGDILLTVNGTRLTSFESLRSILSSSDEGLLVLEVLKPNGEVVAKHFYKNNTPVKLGVNLTETRVPAEGLAKPLGYALSTGLLKMFSWIYLVNFNLALINAAPIFITDGGRIVYEVLGDKIGLLINSMCTVILVLMIAPIPF; the protein is encoded by the coding sequence ATGGACGCGTTCGCAACAGCGTTGGTTACGATTCTAGCCCTGTGGCTAGTGCTTAACGCGTTGTTCAAGCTTTCGAAAAAACACACAGGAAGCAACAGTGTGGAGTTGAAATACGGGTTTATTCTGATTGTTAGAAGGAAGTCGGCTTTGAGTACAAGCAGGGTTTTCAAAAGGTTGAGCTATGTTTTCACAGCATTGTTCGCGATTTCCCTCGGATTATTCCTTTACTTCTCCGTCAACACTGTTGTTTCAAGAATGATAAGCGATGCTCCCGGCGCAGTCCTATTGATCCCGGGGATTAACATAAAGGGTTTGGACGTGCTTTACTTTGTGATCGCTGTGAGTATTGCAGCTATCACTCACGAATACTTTCACGCTAAAACAGCCGTTAGCAATGATGTCGGGGTTAAGTCATTCGGGTTCATGGTCGCCTTCATTCTTCCACTAGCCTTCGTTGAAGTCTCCGAGGAGAGGTTCAATCCCTCGCCTTTGAGGGTTAAGGTGGGTATTCTGGCAGCGGGCGTTGCGGTAAACCTCATCATCGGACTATCCTTTCTAGCGATAATCCCGCTCTTGTCAACCCCTGCCCTATACGTGCTGGGGGTTGAGCAGGGGGGTTTGGCGGAATCCCTGGGTATATCGAGTGGGGATATACTGCTAACCGTTAACGGGACGAGGCTGACGAGTTTCGAGAGCTTGAGGAGCATTCTTTCAAGCAGTGACGAGGGCTTGCTGGTTTTAGAGGTGTTGAAGCCTAATGGGGAGGTGGTAGCTAAGCATTTCTACAAGAACAATACGCCCGTGAAGCTCGGCGTTAACTTGACCGAGACAAGAGTGCCGGCTGAGGGGCTAGCCAAGCCCCTCGGATATGCACTATCCACGGGGCTATTGAAAATGTTCTCATGGATATACCTGGTAAACTTCAACCTAGCACTGATCAACGCGGCCCCCATATTCATAACGGATGGCGGGAGAATAGTGTATGAGGTGTTGGGGGACAAGATCGGCTTGCTTATCAACAGCATGTGTACCGTAATCCTGGTGTTGATGATAGCCCCTATCCCATTCTAA
- a CDS encoding glucodextranase DOMON-like domain-containing protein, with protein sequence MHRGLFSILLLVMLLFSLALIPPRTESAQEKIYLALVWHYHQPWYYSVDESYFTLPWVRMHSVGNYYKMAYILSKYPDVRATFTFSGSLLEMLVDYVEDGKMDVRQIISWKIVNGTVNKTEVFSMLRTPGGFFDINWNRIVNVIPRFSELRSLAQSAFSSCTATAISEQELIDCVVNQFTGGNLTGQNVVDLAVLFNLFWIDPSVAEEQYPDIYQLMNRAYQYSSPGFTVSDLQRILEVHEDIMSRITQIYRNLSSTGQVELIPVPYSHPLAPIIVDFGWSEDIEVHVNVSIELFKRHFNYTPVGVWPAEQAVNSYVVEAFRKAGITWTITDESILAKTGVSTSDINNLGVPWYIDFPSGRIYVFFRHTELSNLLSFQYSNWNHVDAVNDFVNRVLSFRSQAAGPRLVVVALDGENPWENYERFGDLFLNTLYQKITELQSQGVLETITPREFIERFPATARELPLRNYQYLDLAGKDISNIPAVGYGDDYGSLPRKTVQARLPEGSWSGGEVTIWIGDRQENVAWMWLAKARSDILGALGLQSFKQLYEQRPDIARYLLKAEASDWWWWYGGDGGGSPETFDPIFKAYLKAAYELAGLTAPDYLSVKAYPDGRPIGSLNTNIPSPVDAQVTIDGVFESLWWNSVSRGAGLNITVGSTYVRNAFILFDPGRLYIGFNVSATGIDLSKLAVAIYFTSSNTSLSPLSPGYNIYPRHTPVDLGIYLVREVLIYPANSTVKVNVAGGSGSWISVGDGVGAAHSQGGLTGFEAAVPWNLLGIPRGEYTYLAAAVYYDNALVEWSPRLGLVHQLQVPVEAVTGNIVFEMDDPIGDDDGAGGYTYPTNPVFAPGVFDLVKFQVVDAGDKVVFTITFRNLGGNPWGGPNGWSMQQVHIYVHTTMSGGKTDTFGLNVKIAEEHAWHMALIVAPGWGTDPVPIGEKTGIYYYDKESPTAQEGDFKAYADTGNNRIIVEVPKSMLYDTGNIDKWIYVVAVTSHDGYSPTRIRAFQVGGGEWVVGVPSDYAVAVLNGVLPYVLDLLAETKEDQYSMLKSYSIEAKALATLRGVGAYVPPTETTTTPTTTTETTTPTTTPTVTTPTNTTPSPTTIPEATIPETTTPAQSFDYTLIIIVVVVLIAVGVVAFLYMKRRP encoded by the coding sequence ATGCATAGGGGATTATTCTCTATTCTACTACTAGTGATGTTACTGTTCAGCCTAGCGTTAATTCCTCCGAGGACGGAGTCGGCTCAGGAGAAAATATATCTAGCGCTCGTATGGCATTACCATCAACCATGGTATTACAGCGTGGACGAGTCCTATTTCACCCTGCCATGGGTCAGAATGCACAGTGTTGGAAACTATTACAAGATGGCTTACATCCTTAGCAAGTACCCTGATGTAAGGGCAACGTTCACGTTCTCCGGCTCACTGCTCGAGATGCTTGTCGACTATGTTGAGGACGGTAAAATGGATGTTAGACAGATCATATCGTGGAAGATTGTTAACGGGACTGTTAACAAGACCGAAGTATTCTCCATGCTGAGGACGCCGGGCGGATTCTTCGACATAAACTGGAACAGGATCGTAAACGTAATTCCAAGGTTCAGCGAGCTGAGAAGCCTCGCCCAGTCAGCATTTTCATCATGCACTGCGACGGCAATCTCTGAGCAGGAGCTTATAGACTGTGTCGTAAACCAGTTTACAGGCGGAAACCTGACGGGGCAGAACGTGGTTGATCTCGCAGTATTGTTCAACCTGTTCTGGATCGATCCAAGCGTTGCAGAGGAACAATACCCTGATATCTACCAGTTAATGAACCGCGCATACCAGTATAGTTCACCCGGCTTCACCGTTAGCGACCTGCAAAGGATTCTCGAAGTACACGAAGACATAATGTCGAGGATTACGCAGATCTATCGCAATCTATCCTCAACGGGGCAGGTCGAGCTGATACCAGTCCCGTACAGCCATCCGTTGGCACCAATCATTGTTGATTTCGGCTGGTCAGAGGATATTGAAGTACATGTGAACGTTAGCATAGAATTGTTTAAGAGACACTTCAACTACACCCCAGTTGGTGTATGGCCCGCAGAGCAGGCCGTGAACTCCTACGTCGTCGAGGCCTTTAGGAAGGCTGGGATCACCTGGACCATTACAGATGAGTCAATACTGGCTAAGACCGGGGTGTCCACGAGCGATATAAACAACCTGGGCGTCCCATGGTACATAGATTTCCCGTCAGGCAGGATATACGTGTTCTTTAGACATACTGAGCTGAGCAACCTGTTAAGCTTCCAGTACAGTAACTGGAACCATGTCGACGCGGTTAACGACTTCGTCAACAGGGTCTTATCGTTCAGGAGCCAGGCCGCCGGACCCAGACTCGTTGTGGTAGCGCTCGACGGTGAGAACCCCTGGGAGAACTACGAGAGGTTTGGAGACCTATTCCTCAACACGCTTTACCAGAAAATCACTGAGCTCCAGTCGCAGGGAGTTTTGGAAACCATAACCCCGCGCGAGTTCATAGAAAGATTCCCTGCGACCGCGAGGGAGCTCCCGCTTCGAAACTACCAGTACTTGGATCTTGCCGGGAAGGATATTTCAAACATCCCTGCTGTCGGCTACGGTGATGACTATGGAAGCCTCCCGAGAAAGACTGTCCAGGCAAGGTTGCCGGAGGGATCCTGGTCAGGCGGTGAAGTAACAATATGGATAGGTGATAGGCAGGAGAACGTTGCATGGATGTGGCTCGCCAAGGCTAGGAGCGACATACTGGGAGCGCTGGGCTTACAGAGCTTTAAACAACTGTATGAGCAGAGACCCGATATCGCTAGATACTTGCTGAAAGCGGAGGCAAGCGACTGGTGGTGGTGGTACGGTGGAGACGGGGGAGGATCCCCTGAGACTTTCGACCCAATATTCAAAGCATACTTGAAAGCGGCATACGAGCTCGCAGGCCTCACAGCCCCGGATTATCTTAGCGTTAAAGCATACCCTGATGGCAGGCCGATAGGCTCGTTAAACACCAATATTCCAAGCCCCGTAGACGCCCAGGTCACAATTGACGGGGTGTTCGAAAGCCTGTGGTGGAACAGCGTATCCCGCGGAGCCGGCTTGAACATTACGGTAGGATCAACCTATGTTAGAAACGCTTTCATACTGTTCGACCCAGGGAGGCTCTACATCGGCTTCAATGTTTCGGCGACAGGGATAGATCTCAGCAAGCTGGCAGTAGCCATATATTTCACATCCTCGAACACCTCACTATCCCCGTTAAGCCCAGGCTACAACATCTATCCGAGGCACACCCCGGTTGACTTGGGGATATACCTTGTGAGAGAGGTTTTAATCTACCCGGCGAACTCCACGGTGAAGGTTAACGTGGCTGGCGGAAGCGGCTCATGGATCAGCGTGGGAGACGGCGTAGGAGCCGCACACTCCCAGGGTGGTTTAACAGGATTTGAAGCAGCTGTTCCGTGGAACCTGCTAGGGATACCTAGGGGAGAATACACCTACTTAGCGGCGGCAGTCTATTATGATAATGCACTAGTTGAATGGTCTCCGAGACTTGGACTGGTGCATCAGTTGCAGGTTCCAGTAGAGGCTGTAACAGGAAACATAGTGTTCGAAATGGATGACCCAATAGGAGACGATGATGGCGCGGGAGGCTATACCTACCCGACCAACCCCGTGTTCGCGCCAGGAGTGTTCGACCTGGTTAAGTTCCAGGTTGTTGACGCCGGGGATAAGGTAGTGTTCACTATAACCTTCAGAAACCTCGGCGGCAACCCGTGGGGAGGTCCCAACGGATGGAGCATGCAGCAGGTGCACATATATGTTCACACAACAATGAGCGGCGGTAAAACCGATACCTTTGGTTTAAACGTGAAAATAGCTGAAGAGCATGCCTGGCACATGGCCCTCATCGTTGCGCCCGGCTGGGGCACGGACCCTGTTCCAATAGGGGAGAAGACAGGGATATACTACTACGACAAGGAGTCGCCAACTGCTCAGGAAGGGGATTTCAAAGCATACGCTGACACAGGTAATAACAGGATCATAGTGGAGGTACCCAAGTCAATGCTCTACGACACCGGCAACATTGACAAGTGGATATATGTTGTAGCGGTGACGAGCCACGACGGCTACTCGCCAACCAGGATAAGAGCGTTCCAAGTTGGCGGTGGAGAATGGGTTGTGGGCGTTCCATCAGACTATGCTGTGGCAGTTCTCAACGGTGTCCTCCCCTATGTTCTCGACTTGCTGGCTGAAACCAAGGAGGATCAGTACAGCATGCTTAAGAGCTACAGCATCGAAGCCAAGGCTCTTGCCACGTTGAGAGGAGTTGGAGCATATGTGCCGCCCACTGAGACGACAACGACTCCTACAACAACTACCGAGACAACCACACCCACTACTACGCCGACAGTGACAACCCCGACAAACACAACACCATCTCCCACGACAATTCCTGAGGCAACAATTCCTGAGACGACAACTCCGGCACAGTCCTTCGACTACACTTTAATCATCATCGTAGTAGTAGTGCTGATAGCGGTGGGGGTAGTAGCCTTCCTCTACATGAAGAGGAGGCCTTAG